The Punica granatum isolate Tunisia-2019 chromosome 4, ASM765513v2, whole genome shotgun sequence genome has a window encoding:
- the LOC116205576 gene encoding phytoene synthase 2, chloroplastic-like, protein MSGVLLWVVCPKGNAAAASLLGLGGGKLGRQQRPGRVRVAAMSSAVANPVARTSEERVYEVVLKQAALVREQRKEREKAAGTDGLSNWDLLNEAYDRCGEVCAEYAKTFYLGTLLMTPERRRAVWAIYVWCRRTDELVDGPNASHITPKALDRWEQRLNDLFEGRPYDMYDAALAHTVSKYPVDIQPFKDMIEGMRLDLKKSRYKNFDELYLYCYYVAGTVGLMSVPVMGIAPESKASTESVYNAALALGIANQLTNILRDVGEDARRGRIYLPQDELVQAGLSDEDIFRGQVTDKWRSFMKDQIKRARMFFDEAEKGVVELNAASRWPVWASLLLYKQILDAIEANDYNNFTRRAYVGKTKKLVSLPIAYGRALVGPTSTKVAELTRI, encoded by the exons ATGTCGGGCGTTCTTCTTTGGGTGGTGTGCCCCAAAGGGAATGCCGCCGCAGCTTCATTGCTCGGGCTCGGGGGCGGGAAGCTCGGGAGGCAGCAGAGGCCGGGAAGGGTAAGGGTAGCGGCGATGTCGAGCGCGGTGGCGAACCCGGTGGCGAGGACGTCGGAGGAGAGGGTGTACGAGGTGGTGCTGAAGCAGGCGGCGCTGGTGAGGGAGCAGAggaaggagagggagaaggCGGCGGGGACGGACGGTCTCTCCAACTGGGATCTGCTCAACGAGGCCTACGACCGCTGCGGCGAGGTCTGTGCTGAGTATGCCAAGACCTTCTACTTGG GTACCTTGCTCATGACACCGGAGAGAAGAAGGGCTGTCTGGGCAATCTATG TGTGGTGCAGAAGGACGGATGAGCTCGTGGACGGTCCCAACGCTTCACACATAACCCCTAAAGCCCTCGACCGGTGGGAGCAGAGGCTGAACGACCTCTTCGAGGGTCGCCCTTACGATATGTACGATGCTGCTCTTGCCCACACCGTGTCAAAGTACCCCGTAGACATACAG CCTTTCAAGGACATGATTGAGGGGATGAGGCTGGACCTGAAGAAGTCGAGATACAAGAACTTCGACGAGCTGTATCTTTACTGTTACTATGTGGCTGGGACCGTGGGCCTAATGAGCGTTCCTGTCATGGGGATCGCACCCGAATCAAAGGCCTCAACAGAAAGCGTCTACAATGCCGCATTAGCCCTCGGGATCGCGAACCAACTCACTAACATACTCAGGGATGTTGGTGAAGA TGCGAGGAGGGGAAGAATATATCTCCCGCAGGACGAGCTGGTACAGGCGGGACTGTCGGATGAGGACATATTCCGGGGGCAGGTGACGGACAAGTGGCGGAGTTTCATGAAGGATCAGATAAAGCGGGCGAGGATGTTCTTCGACGAGGCCGAGAAGGGCGTGGTGGAGCTGAATGCCGCCAGCCGGTGGCCTGTCTGGGCCTCCCTGTTGCTTTACAAGCAGATCCTCGACGCCATTGAAGCCAATGACTACAACAACTTCACAAGGAGGGCATATGTCGGCAAAACCAAGAAGCTCGTCTCCCTTCCCATCGCCTACGGGAGAGCTCTCGTGGGGCCTACATCTACTAAAGTGGCTGAGCTGACGAGAATTTGA